A region of Zerene cesonia ecotype Mississippi unplaced genomic scaffold, Zerene_cesonia_1.1 Zces_u011, whole genome shotgun sequence DNA encodes the following proteins:
- the LOC119839302 gene encoding cytochrome c oxidase assembly factor 4 homolog, mitochondrial produces MTIKPREKIDNDDDPVEAMLKKAGCLDLHYKVQECIATTKDWRQCQTEVNDFRDCITKHKQEEMQAKLEK; encoded by the exons atgacgaTAAAACCACGTGAAAAAATCGACAATGACGACGACCCCGTGGAGGCCATGTTGAAGAAAGCTGGATGTTtagatttacattataaagttCAG GAGTGTATAGCAACAACAAAGGACTGGAGGCAGTGTCAAACAGAAGTTAATGATTTCAGAGATTGCataacaaaacacaaacaagAAGAAATGCAAGCGAAACTAGAGAAATaa
- the LOC119839318 gene encoding translocon-associated protein subunit delta, with product MVTKYLFTILAIAASSTLAQTCQNPQVEAASFTSLDATVVTQIAYITEFTLKCDNPLPENYALYAEVDGKSLTAARIGENKYQVSWTEEPSKARAGVHEIHIMDEEGFASLRRARRSDPAASVAPLLAIQLNHPGSYSGPWVNSEVLATVLSVVVAYTALRNKGNILA from the exons ATGgtcacaaaatatttgttcacaATTCTGGCTATTGCTGCCAGTTCAACTTTAGCACAAACCTGCCAAAATCCTCAAGTAGAAGCCGCCTCTTTCACAAGCTTGGACGCGACGGTGGTAACACAAATAGCTTATATCACAGAATTTACCCTGAAATGTGATAATCCTCTGCCTGAAAACTATGCTTTATACGCCGAAGTTGATGGAAAGTCTTTAACTGCAGCGCGAATCGGCGAAAACAAGTATCAG GTATCCTGGACTGAAGAGCCTTCAAAGGCTCGTGCCGGAGTTCACGAAATCCACATAATGGATGAAGAAGGTTTCGCGTCCCTCCGTCGCGCGAGACGCAGCGACCCCGCTGCTAGCGTCGCCCCTCTGCTGGCTATACAGTTGAACCACCCTGGAA GTTACTCTGGACCCTGGGTGAACTCAGAAGTGCTTGCTACAGTGCTTTCTGTGGTCGTCGCGTACACAGCACTCCGTAATAAGGGGAACATCTTAGCgtag
- the LOC119839324 gene encoding methyltransferase-like protein 17, mitochondrial — translation MYRRLRYSQLSAFYANYATKVEIDANIRDGFESQRYKPRNHPGRTKVKVATIPMAIQKAIKIVLDDNDAKMYLEESEKLANYLNSRHLPPEDGEIDEKTAKIYSSVSQNYYSKLNKELTEEEKYKSDKYIQSKVFNILKKNVYAWGNISYDKPTCLQYLIARAAPEYAVLLRVLDEIKRKLPDYKPRSFFDFGSGVGTGTWAVNTVWTGDIFEYFTVDTSQHMNDLARLLLCHGKDNVEMPYKAYFQRQFLPASSDIKYNVVLSAFSFFELPSMKSRLETIQKLWNKTEDFLIIIEQGTNAGFRVVNEAREFVLSVTDEQNKGYVFAPCPNDQICPRFLEQKTPCNFLMKYETLGYPSKVELFGELFSYVILRKGERPANDPQWPRVVRAPLVRSGHTICRLCTKEGELKEIIFSKSKFDQTTYRCARSSNWGDELPVK, via the coding sequence atgtacagaaGATTAAGATATTCGCAGTTATCTGCATTTTATGCTAATTATGCAACAAAAGTAGAAATTGATGCAAATATCAGAGATGGTTTTGAATCACAAAGATACAAGCCGCGGAACCATCCTGGGAGAACTAAAGTCAAAGTCGCCACCATACCAATGGCTATtcaaaaagcaattaaaattgttttagatGATAATGACGCTAAAATGTATCTAGAAGAAAGTGAAAAATtagctaattatttaaactcccGCCATCTTCCACCTGAAGATGGAGAAATAGATGAAAAAACTGCGAAAATCTACAGTAGTGTctctcaaaattattattccaaaCTGAACAAAGAGTTGACTGAAGAGGAGAAATACAAATCCGacaaatatattcaaagtAAAGTGTTCAATATATTGAAGAAAAACGTGTATGCCTGGGGAAATATATCGTACGACAAGCCTACATGCTTACAGTATTTGATAGCTAGAGCAGCGCCTGAGTATGCTGTTCTATTGAGAGTTCTAGATGAAATAAAACGGAAACTGCCCGACTATAAGCCTAGAAGCTTCTTCGACTTTGGTTCTGGGGTAGGGACAGGCACCTGGGCTGTGAATACCGTATGGACTGGCGATATCTTCGAATATTTTACTGTGGATACTTCGCAACATATGAACGACCTGGCGAGATTATTACTTTGCCACGGAAAAGATAATGTAGAAATGCCGTACAAGGCTTACTTCCAACGACAGTTTCTTCCAGCATCATCAGATATTAAGTACAATGTAGTATTATCAGCTTTTTCTTTCTTCGAGCTGCCAAGCATGAAAAGTCGATTGGAGACTATACAGAAGTTGTGGAATAAAACTGAAGACTTTCTCATTATAATTGAACAAGGAACAAACGCTGGTTTCCGAGTAGTCAATGAGGCTAGAGAATTTGTTTTGAGCGTAACAGACGAGCAAAATAAGGGCTATGTTTTTGCTCCATGCCCCAATGATCAAATTTGTCCACGGTTCCTAGAACAGAAGACTCCATGCAATTTTCTGATGAAGTATGAGACATTGGGTTATCCATCCAAAGTTGAATTGTTTGGAGAGTTATTTAGTTACGTAATATTAAGGAAAGGTGAACGGCCTGCTAATGATCCGCAATGGCCTAGAGTCGTCAGAGCTCCTCTAGTAAGATCTGGACACACAATATGTAGATTGTGCACAAAGGAAGGTGAATTgaaggaaataatattttcgaagAGTAAATTTGACCAGACTACTTATAGATGTGCTAGATCTAGCAATTGGGGAGATGAGTTgcctgttaaataa